Proteins encoded in a region of the Neodiprion lecontei isolate iyNeoLeco1 chromosome 5, iyNeoLeco1.1, whole genome shotgun sequence genome:
- the LOC107220830 gene encoding transmembrane protein 43 homolog isoform X2, protein MVIVVTGGMYRTNNGQPRRGNVDNAYRDRSAGFKQAGPTHTPMTVAEQFKESWLTAIIGSVLFAAGMCLLFWNEGRAVRTAHSLNEALRNIVPLSSVNHVLPEHQHRLVHFSGPLRVLEPLTEPDYGIVMASVKLKRRVQMYQWIEIEEERSFGGVTEDEKHYYYTTEWKDKLVDSDSFDIRTGHHNPKIMPVRSQIQIANEVKIGALTLGEELKKKFNHFVEITSDERPERRDIKLHSGLYYHSNDLWNPQVGDIRIQFSYAGKGDDIYSIIGMQVDGTIVPYTTSHGEEILIQRKDVISVDQMFHLEHVHNYWRTWAIRGLGWLVLFLAATCLANIIRTLVLNSTFLCGVIAIESVNISVSMSISLLVIGFAWVWYRPIVGLCLALASVVPFLYSTIFSENRGQQRDNYRRL, encoded by the exons ATGGTGATTGTTGTCACAGGTGGGATGTATCGGACAAAC AATGGGCAGCCTCGTAGAGGCAATGTTGATAACGCATACCGCGATAGATCGGCCGGTTTCAAACAAGCTGGACCCACTCACACACCGATGACCGTTGCCGAACAGTTCAAGGAATCTTGGCTGACCGCCATTATTGGGTCAGTTCTATTCGCAGCTGGGATGTGCCTGCTATTTTGGAACGAG GGCCGTGCGGTTAGAACAGCACATTCGCTGAATGAGGCGCTGCGTAACATTGTGCCGCTGTCCAGTGTGAACCATGTGCTACCTGAGCATCAGCACAGACTTGTTCATTTTTCGGGGCCACTGAGAGTGCTTGAACCGCTCACTGAACCTGATTATGGAATCGTTATGGCCAGCGTAAAGCTGAAGAGAAGGGTACAGATGTATCAATGGATCGAAATTGAAGAGGAACGTAG TTTTGGAGGTGTTACCGAAGATGAAAAGCACTACTATTATACGACAGAATGGAAGGACAAGCTTGTGGATTCAGATTCATTCGATATCAGAACTGGTCACCATAATCCCAAAATCATGCCTGTGCGGAGTCAGATACAAATTGCCAATGAGGTTAAGATTGGAGCCTTGACTCTTGGTGAAgagttaaaaaagaaattcaatcactTTGTTGAGATTACTAGCGATGAGAGGCCGGAGCGTAGAGACATCAAATTGCACTCTGGCCTCTACTATCACAGTAATGACTTATGGAATCCTCAG GTCGGAGATATCAGAATACAATTTTCGTACGCTGGCAAGGGCGATGACATCTATTCAATTATCGGCATGCAGGTAGATGGAACTATCGTTCCCTATACGACCTCGCATGGCGAAGAAATCTTAATACAAAGAAAGGACGTGATATCCGTGGATCAGATGTTTCACCTAGAACATGTGCACAACTATTGGCGCACCTGGGCTATAAG AGGTCTGGGTTGGCTAGTGCTGTTTCTCGCTGCTACATGTTTGGCAAACATAATACGCACGCTCGTCTtgaattcaacatttttatgcGGCGTGATTGCTATTGAATCTGTAAACATATCTGTCTCCATGTCCATCAGTTTATTGGTCATTGGTTTTGCCTGGGTATGGTACAGACCCATTGTCGGCTTGTGTCTGGCGCTGGCTTCCGTCGTACCATTTCTCTATTCAACCATCTTCTCGGAAAATCGGGGTCAACAACGAGACAACTATCGAAGACTATGA
- the LOC107220830 gene encoding transmembrane protein 43 homolog isoform X1: MPLQRIHRIPRSQQLIVWHSLGTMENGQPRRGNVDNAYRDRSAGFKQAGPTHTPMTVAEQFKESWLTAIIGSVLFAAGMCLLFWNEGRAVRTAHSLNEALRNIVPLSSVNHVLPEHQHRLVHFSGPLRVLEPLTEPDYGIVMASVKLKRRVQMYQWIEIEEERSFGGVTEDEKHYYYTTEWKDKLVDSDSFDIRTGHHNPKIMPVRSQIQIANEVKIGALTLGEELKKKFNHFVEITSDERPERRDIKLHSGLYYHSNDLWNPQVGDIRIQFSYAGKGDDIYSIIGMQVDGTIVPYTTSHGEEILIQRKDVISVDQMFHLEHVHNYWRTWAIRGLGWLVLFLAATCLANIIRTLVLNSTFLCGVIAIESVNISVSMSISLLVIGFAWVWYRPIVGLCLALASVVPFLYSTIFSENRGQQRDNYRRL, from the exons ATGCCTCTTCAGCGAATACATCGAATCCCGCGTTCTCAACAGCTAATTGTTTGGCACAGCCTCGGCACAATGGAG AATGGGCAGCCTCGTAGAGGCAATGTTGATAACGCATACCGCGATAGATCGGCCGGTTTCAAACAAGCTGGACCCACTCACACACCGATGACCGTTGCCGAACAGTTCAAGGAATCTTGGCTGACCGCCATTATTGGGTCAGTTCTATTCGCAGCTGGGATGTGCCTGCTATTTTGGAACGAG GGCCGTGCGGTTAGAACAGCACATTCGCTGAATGAGGCGCTGCGTAACATTGTGCCGCTGTCCAGTGTGAACCATGTGCTACCTGAGCATCAGCACAGACTTGTTCATTTTTCGGGGCCACTGAGAGTGCTTGAACCGCTCACTGAACCTGATTATGGAATCGTTATGGCCAGCGTAAAGCTGAAGAGAAGGGTACAGATGTATCAATGGATCGAAATTGAAGAGGAACGTAG TTTTGGAGGTGTTACCGAAGATGAAAAGCACTACTATTATACGACAGAATGGAAGGACAAGCTTGTGGATTCAGATTCATTCGATATCAGAACTGGTCACCATAATCCCAAAATCATGCCTGTGCGGAGTCAGATACAAATTGCCAATGAGGTTAAGATTGGAGCCTTGACTCTTGGTGAAgagttaaaaaagaaattcaatcactTTGTTGAGATTACTAGCGATGAGAGGCCGGAGCGTAGAGACATCAAATTGCACTCTGGCCTCTACTATCACAGTAATGACTTATGGAATCCTCAG GTCGGAGATATCAGAATACAATTTTCGTACGCTGGCAAGGGCGATGACATCTATTCAATTATCGGCATGCAGGTAGATGGAACTATCGTTCCCTATACGACCTCGCATGGCGAAGAAATCTTAATACAAAGAAAGGACGTGATATCCGTGGATCAGATGTTTCACCTAGAACATGTGCACAACTATTGGCGCACCTGGGCTATAAG AGGTCTGGGTTGGCTAGTGCTGTTTCTCGCTGCTACATGTTTGGCAAACATAATACGCACGCTCGTCTtgaattcaacatttttatgcGGCGTGATTGCTATTGAATCTGTAAACATATCTGTCTCCATGTCCATCAGTTTATTGGTCATTGGTTTTGCCTGGGTATGGTACAGACCCATTGTCGGCTTGTGTCTGGCGCTGGCTTCCGTCGTACCATTTCTCTATTCAACCATCTTCTCGGAAAATCGGGGTCAACAACGAGACAACTATCGAAGACTATGA
- the LOC107220830 gene encoding transmembrane protein 43 homolog isoform X4, which yields MPLQRIHRIPRSQQLIVWHSLGTMENGQPRRGNVDNAYRDRSAGFKQAGPTHTPMTVAEQFKESWLTAIIGSVLFAAGMCLLFWNEGRAVRTAHSLNEALRNIVPLSSVNHVLPEHQHRLVHFSGPLRVLEPLTEPDYGIVMASVKLKRRVQMYQWIEIEEERSFGGVTEDEKHYYYTTEWKDKLVDSDSFDIRTGHHNPKIMPVRSQIQIANEVKIGALTLGEELKKKFNHFVEITSDERPERRDIKLHSGLYYHSNDLWNPQVGDIRIQFSYAGKGDDIYSIIGMQVDGTIVPYTTSHGEEILIQRKDVISVDQMFHLEHVHNYWRTWAIRLDWQICLKMINALADHMPFTINRANLVEVGAPEKFNSACILQYRHGQLTHRYGHSLG from the exons ATGCCTCTTCAGCGAATACATCGAATCCCGCGTTCTCAACAGCTAATTGTTTGGCACAGCCTCGGCACAATGGAG AATGGGCAGCCTCGTAGAGGCAATGTTGATAACGCATACCGCGATAGATCGGCCGGTTTCAAACAAGCTGGACCCACTCACACACCGATGACCGTTGCCGAACAGTTCAAGGAATCTTGGCTGACCGCCATTATTGGGTCAGTTCTATTCGCAGCTGGGATGTGCCTGCTATTTTGGAACGAG GGCCGTGCGGTTAGAACAGCACATTCGCTGAATGAGGCGCTGCGTAACATTGTGCCGCTGTCCAGTGTGAACCATGTGCTACCTGAGCATCAGCACAGACTTGTTCATTTTTCGGGGCCACTGAGAGTGCTTGAACCGCTCACTGAACCTGATTATGGAATCGTTATGGCCAGCGTAAAGCTGAAGAGAAGGGTACAGATGTATCAATGGATCGAAATTGAAGAGGAACGTAG TTTTGGAGGTGTTACCGAAGATGAAAAGCACTACTATTATACGACAGAATGGAAGGACAAGCTTGTGGATTCAGATTCATTCGATATCAGAACTGGTCACCATAATCCCAAAATCATGCCTGTGCGGAGTCAGATACAAATTGCCAATGAGGTTAAGATTGGAGCCTTGACTCTTGGTGAAgagttaaaaaagaaattcaatcactTTGTTGAGATTACTAGCGATGAGAGGCCGGAGCGTAGAGACATCAAATTGCACTCTGGCCTCTACTATCACAGTAATGACTTATGGAATCCTCAG GTCGGAGATATCAGAATACAATTTTCGTACGCTGGCAAGGGCGATGACATCTATTCAATTATCGGCATGCAGGTAGATGGAACTATCGTTCCCTATACGACCTCGCATGGCGAAGAAATCTTAATACAAAGAAAGGACGTGATATCCGTGGATCAGATGTTTCACCTAGAACATGTGCACAACTATTGGCGCACCTGGGCTATAAGGTTGGACTGGCAAATTTGTCTGAAAATGATAAACGCTCTG GCCGACCACATGCCATTTACAATAAACAGAGCCAATCTTGTGGAAGTTGGCGCGCCAGAAAAATTCAACAGTGCATGCATTCTGCAGTACCGGCATGGTCAACTGACACATCGATACGGGCATAGTTTGGGATAG
- the LOC107220833 gene encoding methylcrotonoyl-CoA carboxylase subunit alpha, mitochondrial, translating into MYTLLLRSVWPVHKTPWHITSWIDREFSLSTVHNGKRLGKILIANRGEIACRIARTARKLGVKTVAVYSDADQEAMHVRLADEAYNIGPAASTESYLKQDSIIEAAKKSKSQAIHPGYGFLSENTEFAELCQSEGITFIGPPASAIRDMGIKNTSKAIMAAAGVPVVPGYHGEDQSNDRLMAEARLVGFPLMIKAVRGGGGKGMRIAFEEGDFFTALEAARTESAKSFGDSAVLLEKYVSEPRHVEVQVFADQHGNAVHLFERDCSVQRRHQKIIEEAPAPGISPELRSELGAAAVRAAKAVKYVGAGTVEFILDRYTHSFHFMEMNTRLQVEHPVTEAITGTDLVEWQLTVAAGEKLPLTQEEIKLAGHAFEARIYAEDPNNGFLPGAGPLLHLTTPEMSADVRVETGVRQGDQVSVHYDPMIAKLVVWGKDRSEAIGKLGAKLAEYNIVGVETNVQFIMDLASHPKFASGDVHTGFIEENHATLFPKIEITNEILTQGALAMILEESLPSLNDASFTPFATNVGLRLNHALERKFQFLFKDKEFVVNARYLRPGVFNMRTNDTGPWRNVSGSLIRRNNVLELLSEIDGVITRARIVNNNGELYLFTNERKWQLTIPPPKFVTAVSSISGQQRAVGSAMSPMPGVVDKIFVQRGDIVKKGDPLLVIVAMKMEHAIKAACDGLVEEVLCTAGENVAKNKLLVRMKEEESV; encoded by the exons ATGTACACCCTGTTGCTGCGGTCGGTCTGGCCTGTTCATAAAAC GCCCTGGCATATAACCTCGTGGATCGATCGGGAATTTTCATTATCGACCGTACACAATGGAAAAAGGCTTGGGAAG ATCCTCATCGCAAATCGCGGCGAAATCGCTTGCCGAATTGCAAGAACCGCTCGTAAACTTGGGGTAAAAACGGTGGCGGTATACAGCGACGCGGACCAGGAGGCCATGCACGTCCGTTTGGCTGACGAGGCCTACAACATTGGACCCGCGGCTTCGACCGAAAGTTACCTGAAGCAGGATAGTATAATTGAGGCTGCCAAGAAGTCCAAGTCCCAGGCGATACACCCCGGCTATGGATTTTTATCGGAGAATACTGAATTCGCCGAGCTCTGTCAGAGCGAGGGGATCACCTTCATCGGGCCCCCGGCGAGCGCGATCAGGGACATGGGGATAAAGAACACCTCCAAGGCCATTATGGCCGCGGCCGGCGTACCTGTAGTTCCAG GTTATCACGGAGAGGATCAATCCAACGACAGATTGATGGCAGAGGCAAGACTTGTCGGTTTTCCACTGATGATTAAGGCGGTGCGAGGAGGTGGAGGCAAAGGAATGCGCATAGCTTTTGAAGAAGGAGATTTTTTCACGGCATTGGAGGCGGCTCGAACCGAATCGGCAAAATCGTTCGGCGACTCGGCCGTGTTGTTAGAGAAATATGTTTCCGAACCCCGGCACGTCGAAGTTCAGGTATTCGCTGATCAGCACGGAAACGCTGTCCACCTGTTCGAAAGAGACTGTTCGGTTCAAAGGAgacatcaaaaaatcattgagGAGGCCCCCGCG CCGGGAATTTCGCCCGAGTTGCGGTCGGAGCTAGGTGCAGCCGCCGTCCGGGCGGCAAAGGCCGTTAAATACGTGGGAGCCGGGACAGTGGAATTTATTCTCGATCGTTACACTCACAGTTTTCATTTCATGGAGATGAACACGCGGCTCCAGGTTGAGCATCCCGTTACCGAAGCAATTACCGGCACTGACCTCGTCGAGTGGCAGCTCACAGTGGCTGCCGGAGAGAAGTTGCCGCTTACTCAGGAAGAGATAAAGTTGGCGGGACACGCTTTCGAGGCGAGAATATACGCCGAG GATCCGAATAACGGGTTTCTACCTGGTGCCGGTCCCCTGTTACATCTAACGACCCCGGAGATGTCGGCTGACGTCCGAGTCGAGACGGGGGTGCGGCAGGGTGATCAGGTTTCCGTGCACTACGATCCGATGATAGCGAAACTGGTCGTTTGGGGGAAGGACAGGAGCGAGGCGATCGGGAAACTCGGAGCGAAACTCGCGGAATACAAT ATCGTCGGCGTGGAAACAAACGTGCAATTCATCATGGACCTCGCTAGCCATCCGAAATTTGCCAGCGGTGATGTTCACACCGGCTTTATAGAGGAGAACCACGCAACTCTTTTTCCGAAAATCGAAATCACCAACGAGATACTGACCCAAGGAGCATTAGCCATGATCCTAGAAGAGAGTTTGCCCTCCTTGAACGATGCTAGCTTTACCCCGTTCGCAACAAACGTCGGCCTCAGACTGAACCACGCGCTTGAgcgtaaatttcaatttctcttcAAAGATAAGGAATTTGTGGTTAACGCAAGGTACCTTCGACCAGGTGTGTTTAACATGAGAACGAATGATACGGGCCCCTGGAGAAACGTGAGCGGTTCGTTGATAAGAAGGAACAATGTTCTCGAATTATTATCGGAAATCGACGGCGTAATAACCCGCGCTAGGATCGTTAATAACAATGGAGagctttatttatttacgaac gAGCGCAAGTGGCAGCTGACGATACCGCCGCCGAAGTTCGTCACCGCTGTATCGTCGATCAGCGGTCAGCAGCGAGCGGTTGGTTCTGCGATGAGCCCAATGCCCGGTGTCGTCGACAAGATTTTCGTTCAGCGAGGTGATATTGTTAAAAAGGGCGATCCTCTCCTGGTGATCGTTGCCATGAAAATGGAG CACGCGATCAAGGCCGCCTGCGACGGACTTGTCGAGGAGGTCCTTTGCACTGCTGGCGAGAATGTTGCCAAGAATAAACTTCTCGTTAGGATGAAGGAGGAGGAATCAGTCTAG
- the LOC107220811 gene encoding inactive ubiquitin carboxyl-terminal hydrolase MINDY-4B — protein sequence MSCRTGMSGDRQTTSQRVQRIESRGIPERIAAVRLMQQRDVNTEKPTYLRDRERVLYPRSTKTLAKVPVIGGTPISEETCTALRQLVFGSCASPPRSEWTRTGLTLRPGGQSLAFGLRAARNSTRSLVTAVQAVMLKHFLFRTNKIVTSFARPASPEALLKPNHERQVEVLSLSIAEVIWRCGGGDAKPSNAATAVNLASTGGASSGVFVPKAVVVLPQETPYVQHSVQYFQDGITETLHLYEFHSLEDLQIFVKRYLYLFHDEGGPGAIILLYSAVLSRGLAKVRTDFEDQRTSMLGGSPEEGPMSVATLLLTGRCSPHLHNGVLYVGDENTYAVPRWGVLARSEVGILVHEGDGADADKQPGSRLKTPSLPIWLTLCQGHYGVLFNMNRELLRNYHAERRFEIQYYTCGGSHATLTVDTRASEDSSADNAARDDQLVDVASTPLEKLIHTKWQDAQIQWNGSPVL from the exons ATGTCCTGTCGAACAGGCATGAGTGGAGATCGACAGACGACGAGTCAACGAGTACAGCGTATCGAAAGCCGGGGAATCCCCGAAAGAATCGCAGCGGTGCGTCTTATGCAGCAACGAGACGTCAACACGGAGAAGCCAACTTACCTCAGAGACAGAG AGCGGGTGTTGTATCCGAGAAGCACCAAGACCCTGGCTAAGGTGCCGGTGATCGGAGGAACCCCGATAAGCGAGGAGACGTGCACG GCATTACGGCAGTTGGTTTTCGGCTCCTGCGCCAGTCCGCCAAGGAGCGAATGGACTAGGACAGGTTTGACCCTGAGGCCAGGGGGGCAAAGTCTTGCCTTCGGTTTGAGGGCGGCGAGGAACTCGACTCGGAGTTTGGTCACAGCGGTACAGGCAGTGATGCTGAAGCACTTTCTCTTCAGGACTAACAAGATTGTCACCAGTTTCGCGAGACCAGCATCCCCGGAAGC TCTACTGAAGCCGAACCACGAGCGGCAAGTCGAAGTCCTGAGCTTGTCGATCGCTGAAGTTATATGGAGGTGTGGAGGCGGCGACGCCAAGCCCAGCAACGCCGCGACTGCTGTCAATCTCGCTTCTACAGGCGGCGCGTCCTCCGGCGTCTTTGTGCCCAAGGCCGTTGTTGTTCTGCCACAGGAGACGCCCTACGTTCAGCATAGCGTGCAATACTTTCAGGACGGGATTACCGAAACG CTACATCTCTACGAATTCCATTCTCTTGAAGACCTCCAGATATTTGTCAAGAGGTACCTTTACCTG TTTCACGACGAAGGTGGACCCGGAGCGATAATTCTCCTCTACAGCGCCGTGCTGTCTCGAGGACTTGCCAA AGTGCGGACCGACTTCGAAGACCAAAGAACCTCGATGCTCGGCGGGTCGCCGGAAGAGGGACCGatgagcgtcgcgacgctgcTGTTAACCGGAAGGTGTTCGCCGCACCTCCACAACGGGGTGCTTTACGTCGGTGACGAGAACACCTAC GCCGTGCCGAGATGGGGCGTCCTGGCGAGGAGCGAGGTCGGTATCCTGGTGCACGAGGGTGACGGTGCAGACGCCGACAAGCAGCCCGGTTCCCGACTCAAGACTCCGAGCCTGCCGATCTGGCTGACCCTTTGCCAGGGCCACTACGGCGTACTTTTCAACATGAACCGTGAACTTCTCAGAAATTACCACGCCGAGCGGAG GTTCGAGATTCAATATTACACATGCGGTGGAAGCCACGCCACCCTGACGGTCGACACGAGAGCCAGCGAAGACTCGTCAGCGGACAACGCTGCCAGGGACGATCAACTGGTCGACGTCGCCTCGACTCCCTTGGAGAAGCTGATTCACACCAA GTGGCAAGACGCACAGATTCAATGGAACGGCAGCCCGGTTTTATAG
- the LOC107220830 gene encoding transmembrane protein 43 homolog isoform X3 yields MFTHRAYTNGQPRRGNVDNAYRDRSAGFKQAGPTHTPMTVAEQFKESWLTAIIGSVLFAAGMCLLFWNEGRAVRTAHSLNEALRNIVPLSSVNHVLPEHQHRLVHFSGPLRVLEPLTEPDYGIVMASVKLKRRVQMYQWIEIEEERSFGGVTEDEKHYYYTTEWKDKLVDSDSFDIRTGHHNPKIMPVRSQIQIANEVKIGALTLGEELKKKFNHFVEITSDERPERRDIKLHSGLYYHSNDLWNPQVGDIRIQFSYAGKGDDIYSIIGMQVDGTIVPYTTSHGEEILIQRKDVISVDQMFHLEHVHNYWRTWAIRGLGWLVLFLAATCLANIIRTLVLNSTFLCGVIAIESVNISVSMSISLLVIGFAWVWYRPIVGLCLALASVVPFLYSTIFSENRGQQRDNYRRL; encoded by the exons ATGTTTACTCATCGAGCTTATACG AATGGGCAGCCTCGTAGAGGCAATGTTGATAACGCATACCGCGATAGATCGGCCGGTTTCAAACAAGCTGGACCCACTCACACACCGATGACCGTTGCCGAACAGTTCAAGGAATCTTGGCTGACCGCCATTATTGGGTCAGTTCTATTCGCAGCTGGGATGTGCCTGCTATTTTGGAACGAG GGCCGTGCGGTTAGAACAGCACATTCGCTGAATGAGGCGCTGCGTAACATTGTGCCGCTGTCCAGTGTGAACCATGTGCTACCTGAGCATCAGCACAGACTTGTTCATTTTTCGGGGCCACTGAGAGTGCTTGAACCGCTCACTGAACCTGATTATGGAATCGTTATGGCCAGCGTAAAGCTGAAGAGAAGGGTACAGATGTATCAATGGATCGAAATTGAAGAGGAACGTAG TTTTGGAGGTGTTACCGAAGATGAAAAGCACTACTATTATACGACAGAATGGAAGGACAAGCTTGTGGATTCAGATTCATTCGATATCAGAACTGGTCACCATAATCCCAAAATCATGCCTGTGCGGAGTCAGATACAAATTGCCAATGAGGTTAAGATTGGAGCCTTGACTCTTGGTGAAgagttaaaaaagaaattcaatcactTTGTTGAGATTACTAGCGATGAGAGGCCGGAGCGTAGAGACATCAAATTGCACTCTGGCCTCTACTATCACAGTAATGACTTATGGAATCCTCAG GTCGGAGATATCAGAATACAATTTTCGTACGCTGGCAAGGGCGATGACATCTATTCAATTATCGGCATGCAGGTAGATGGAACTATCGTTCCCTATACGACCTCGCATGGCGAAGAAATCTTAATACAAAGAAAGGACGTGATATCCGTGGATCAGATGTTTCACCTAGAACATGTGCACAACTATTGGCGCACCTGGGCTATAAG AGGTCTGGGTTGGCTAGTGCTGTTTCTCGCTGCTACATGTTTGGCAAACATAATACGCACGCTCGTCTtgaattcaacatttttatgcGGCGTGATTGCTATTGAATCTGTAAACATATCTGTCTCCATGTCCATCAGTTTATTGGTCATTGGTTTTGCCTGGGTATGGTACAGACCCATTGTCGGCTTGTGTCTGGCGCTGGCTTCCGTCGTACCATTTCTCTATTCAACCATCTTCTCGGAAAATCGGGGTCAACAACGAGACAACTATCGAAGACTATGA
- the LOC107220830 gene encoding transmembrane protein 43 homolog isoform X5 has translation MTVAEQFKESWLTAIIGSVLFAAGMCLLFWNEGRAVRTAHSLNEALRNIVPLSSVNHVLPEHQHRLVHFSGPLRVLEPLTEPDYGIVMASVKLKRRVQMYQWIEIEEERSFGGVTEDEKHYYYTTEWKDKLVDSDSFDIRTGHHNPKIMPVRSQIQIANEVKIGALTLGEELKKKFNHFVEITSDERPERRDIKLHSGLYYHSNDLWNPQVGDIRIQFSYAGKGDDIYSIIGMQVDGTIVPYTTSHGEEILIQRKDVISVDQMFHLEHVHNYWRTWAIRGLGWLVLFLAATCLANIIRTLVLNSTFLCGVIAIESVNISVSMSISLLVIGFAWVWYRPIVGLCLALASVVPFLYSTIFSENRGQQRDNYRRL, from the exons ATGACCGTTGCCGAACAGTTCAAGGAATCTTGGCTGACCGCCATTATTGGGTCAGTTCTATTCGCAGCTGGGATGTGCCTGCTATTTTGGAACGAG GGCCGTGCGGTTAGAACAGCACATTCGCTGAATGAGGCGCTGCGTAACATTGTGCCGCTGTCCAGTGTGAACCATGTGCTACCTGAGCATCAGCACAGACTTGTTCATTTTTCGGGGCCACTGAGAGTGCTTGAACCGCTCACTGAACCTGATTATGGAATCGTTATGGCCAGCGTAAAGCTGAAGAGAAGGGTACAGATGTATCAATGGATCGAAATTGAAGAGGAACGTAG TTTTGGAGGTGTTACCGAAGATGAAAAGCACTACTATTATACGACAGAATGGAAGGACAAGCTTGTGGATTCAGATTCATTCGATATCAGAACTGGTCACCATAATCCCAAAATCATGCCTGTGCGGAGTCAGATACAAATTGCCAATGAGGTTAAGATTGGAGCCTTGACTCTTGGTGAAgagttaaaaaagaaattcaatcactTTGTTGAGATTACTAGCGATGAGAGGCCGGAGCGTAGAGACATCAAATTGCACTCTGGCCTCTACTATCACAGTAATGACTTATGGAATCCTCAG GTCGGAGATATCAGAATACAATTTTCGTACGCTGGCAAGGGCGATGACATCTATTCAATTATCGGCATGCAGGTAGATGGAACTATCGTTCCCTATACGACCTCGCATGGCGAAGAAATCTTAATACAAAGAAAGGACGTGATATCCGTGGATCAGATGTTTCACCTAGAACATGTGCACAACTATTGGCGCACCTGGGCTATAAG AGGTCTGGGTTGGCTAGTGCTGTTTCTCGCTGCTACATGTTTGGCAAACATAATACGCACGCTCGTCTtgaattcaacatttttatgcGGCGTGATTGCTATTGAATCTGTAAACATATCTGTCTCCATGTCCATCAGTTTATTGGTCATTGGTTTTGCCTGGGTATGGTACAGACCCATTGTCGGCTTGTGTCTGGCGCTGGCTTCCGTCGTACCATTTCTCTATTCAACCATCTTCTCGGAAAATCGGGGTCAACAACGAGACAACTATCGAAGACTATGA